One stretch of Echeneis naucrates chromosome 11, fEcheNa1.1, whole genome shotgun sequence DNA includes these proteins:
- the LOC115051095 gene encoding sodium-dependent neutral amino acid transporter B(0)AT1-like isoform X1 has product MGLAFPNSGLDLRILNYDDLERLDKEEASDRPKWDNKAQYILTCVGFCIGIGNVWRFPYLCQSHGGGAFLIPYLILLVLEGMPLLLMEFAIGQRLRKGSVGVWRSISPYLTGIGIASMLVSFLVGLYYNTLIAWIMWYFFNSFQDPLPWSQCPLNDNGTEFVPECQQSSSVDYYFYQVSLNSSTSIADSEGLHWPIVVCLLAAWILICICYIRGISTSGKAVYVTAILPYIVLAIFLVRGLTLKGALSGIKFLFTPSVEELMKPTTWLDAGAQVFYAFSIAWGGLISFSSYNPVHNNCMQDAVILTAITGFTSVYAATVTYSIIGFRATEKYDNCISENIMKLLNAFELPEENITTSNYETMFTHLNSSYPEIVDGLAMKRCDMHKLLSEVLILLNIFHFLQSRLCFALISTVFAQGVEGTGLAFIVFTEAITKMPGSPAWSVLFFVMLLCLGVSTLIGNIEGVVVPLKDLHMFPKKWPQEALTGTTCVVAFIISLLFAQPSGLYWVTLFDNFAGSVPLLTIGLFELLAVVYVYGIDRFNKDLEFMIGHKPSIFWQVSWRLISPLIILVILVFYLVTQAQEELTYLVWDPNSVDFPSLASVPYPSWIGAVIFLLAGVPSLVVPVYALCRLVFVCCKKKITSREQIMQ; this is encoded by the exons ATGGGGCTGGCCTTTCCCAACTCGGGCCTGGATCTTCGAATCCTTAACTATGATGATCTGGAGAGACTGGACAAGGAGGAGGCCAGCGACAGGCCCAAATGGGACAATAAAGCCCAATATATCCTCACCTGTGTTGGCTTCTGCATTGGGATCGGCAATGTTTGGCGGTTCCCTTACCTATGTCAAAGTCATGGAGGAG GTGCCTTTTTGATTCCCTACCTGATACTGCTGGTGCTGGAGGGAATGCCTCTCCTGCTGATGGAGTTCGCCATCGGCCAGCGTCTCAGGAAAGGCAGTGTGGGAGTGTGGAGGTCGATCAGTCCATACCTGACTGGGATTG GTATAGCCTCCATGTTGGTGTCCTTTTTGGTTGGACTGTACTACAACACCTTAATCGCCTGGATCATGTGGTATTTCTTTAATTCCTTTCAAGACCCTCTGCCCTGGAGTCAGTGTCCTCTCAACGACAATGGGACAG AATTTGTTCCCGAGTGTCAACAGAGCTCTTCTGTGGATTACTATTTTTACCAAGTATCTTTAAATAGTTCAACCTCAATAGCTGACTCAGAGGGACTCCACTGGCCCATAGTTGTCTGCCTGTTGGCTGCCTGGATACTCATCTGTATCTGCTACATCCGGGGGATCAGCACCTCAGGCAAG GCGGTGTACGTCACTGCCATCCTGCCGTACATCGTGCTGGCCATCTTCCTGGTGCGAGGACTGACTCTTAAAGGAGCTCTGAGTGGAATAAAGTTCCTTTTCACACCAAGC GTGGAGGAGTTGATGAAGCCTACAACTTGGCTGGATGCAGGTGCCCAGGTCTTCTATGCCTTCAGTATAGCATGGGGAGGCCTCATCTCTTTCTCCAGCTACAACCCTGTTCA CAACAACTGTATGCAAGATGCCGTGATCCTGACTGCGATAACTGGCTTCACCTCAGTCTACGCTGCCACAGTCACTTACTCCATCATCGGCTTCAGGGCCACTGAGAAATATGACAACTGTATCAGTGA AAACATCATGAAGTTATTGAATGCGTTTGAACTTCCCGAAGAAAACATCACTACAAGCAACTATGAGACAATGTTCACTCATCTCAACAGCTCCTATCCTGAGATTGTTGATGGGCTGGCCATGAAAAGATGTGACATGCACAAGCTCCTCAGTGAGGTACTAATAttgttgaatatttttcattttcttcagtcaCGACTGTGTTTTGCTCTAATCAGCACTGTGTTTGCTCAGGGAGTGGAGGGAACAGGTTTGGCCTTTATTGTGTTTACAGAAGCCATCACCAAGATGCCCGGATCTCCTGCGTGGTCCGTCCTATTTTTCGTCATGCTCCTCTGTTTGGGGGTCTCGACCCTGATTGGGAACATTGAAGGAGTGGTGGTGCCCTTGAAAGACCTGCACATGTTTCCTAAAAAATGGCCCCAAGAAGCACTGACTG GAACAACATGTGTTGTCGCCTTCATCATCTCCCTCTTGTTTGCGCAGCCCTCAGGGCTTTATTGGGTAACGCTCTTCGACAACTTTGCTGGGTCTGTTCCACTCCTGACCATTGGACTGTTTGAGTTGTTAGCTGTCGTTTACGTCTACGGCATAGACAG ATTCAATAAGGACTTGGAGTTCATGATTGGACACAAGCCCTCAATCTTCTGGCAGGTTTCATGGAGACTGATCAGTCCTCTCATCATCCTGGTTATATTAGTTTTCTACCTGGTAACTCAAGCCCAGGAGGAGCTCACCTATTTAGTCTGGGACCCCAACTCC GTGGACTTTCCGTCTCTAGCATCAGTACCCTACCCCTCATGGATAGGCGCAGTCATATTTCTTTTGGCAGGCGTCCCCAGCCTTGTAGTGCCTGTGTATGCATTATGTCGGCTGGTCTTTGTTTgctgtaagaaaaaaatcacatcaagaGAACAAATTATGCAATGA
- the LOC115051095 gene encoding sodium-dependent neutral amino acid transporter B(0)AT1-like isoform X2, with protein sequence MGLAFPNSGLDLRILNYDDLERLDKEEASDRPKWDNKAQYILTCVGFCIGIGNVWRFPYLCQSHGGGAFLIPYLILLVLEGMPLLLMEFAIGQRLRKGSVGVWRSISPYLTGIGIASMLVSFLVGLYYNTLIAWIMWYFFNSFQDPLPWSQCPLNDNGTEFVPECQQSSSVDYYFYQVSLNSSTSIADSEGLHWPIVVCLLAAWILICICYIRGISTSGKAVYVTAILPYIVLAIFLVRGLTLKGALSGIKFLFTPSVEELMKPTTWLDAGAQVFYAFSIAWGGLISFSSYNPVHNNCMQDAVILTAITGFTSVYAATVTYSIIGFRATEKYDNCISENIMKLLNAFELPEENITTSNYETMFTHLNSSYPEIVDGLAMKRCDMHKLLSEGVEGTGLAFIVFTEAITKMPGSPAWSVLFFVMLLCLGVSTLIGNIEGVVVPLKDLHMFPKKWPQEALTGTTCVVAFIISLLFAQPSGLYWVTLFDNFAGSVPLLTIGLFELLAVVYVYGIDRFNKDLEFMIGHKPSIFWQVSWRLISPLIILVILVFYLVTQAQEELTYLVWDPNSVDFPSLASVPYPSWIGAVIFLLAGVPSLVVPVYALCRLVFVCCKKKITSREQIMQ encoded by the exons ATGGGGCTGGCCTTTCCCAACTCGGGCCTGGATCTTCGAATCCTTAACTATGATGATCTGGAGAGACTGGACAAGGAGGAGGCCAGCGACAGGCCCAAATGGGACAATAAAGCCCAATATATCCTCACCTGTGTTGGCTTCTGCATTGGGATCGGCAATGTTTGGCGGTTCCCTTACCTATGTCAAAGTCATGGAGGAG GTGCCTTTTTGATTCCCTACCTGATACTGCTGGTGCTGGAGGGAATGCCTCTCCTGCTGATGGAGTTCGCCATCGGCCAGCGTCTCAGGAAAGGCAGTGTGGGAGTGTGGAGGTCGATCAGTCCATACCTGACTGGGATTG GTATAGCCTCCATGTTGGTGTCCTTTTTGGTTGGACTGTACTACAACACCTTAATCGCCTGGATCATGTGGTATTTCTTTAATTCCTTTCAAGACCCTCTGCCCTGGAGTCAGTGTCCTCTCAACGACAATGGGACAG AATTTGTTCCCGAGTGTCAACAGAGCTCTTCTGTGGATTACTATTTTTACCAAGTATCTTTAAATAGTTCAACCTCAATAGCTGACTCAGAGGGACTCCACTGGCCCATAGTTGTCTGCCTGTTGGCTGCCTGGATACTCATCTGTATCTGCTACATCCGGGGGATCAGCACCTCAGGCAAG GCGGTGTACGTCACTGCCATCCTGCCGTACATCGTGCTGGCCATCTTCCTGGTGCGAGGACTGACTCTTAAAGGAGCTCTGAGTGGAATAAAGTTCCTTTTCACACCAAGC GTGGAGGAGTTGATGAAGCCTACAACTTGGCTGGATGCAGGTGCCCAGGTCTTCTATGCCTTCAGTATAGCATGGGGAGGCCTCATCTCTTTCTCCAGCTACAACCCTGTTCA CAACAACTGTATGCAAGATGCCGTGATCCTGACTGCGATAACTGGCTTCACCTCAGTCTACGCTGCCACAGTCACTTACTCCATCATCGGCTTCAGGGCCACTGAGAAATATGACAACTGTATCAGTGA AAACATCATGAAGTTATTGAATGCGTTTGAACTTCCCGAAGAAAACATCACTACAAGCAACTATGAGACAATGTTCACTCATCTCAACAGCTCCTATCCTGAGATTGTTGATGGGCTGGCCATGAAAAGATGTGACATGCACAAGCTCCTCAGTGAG GGAGTGGAGGGAACAGGTTTGGCCTTTATTGTGTTTACAGAAGCCATCACCAAGATGCCCGGATCTCCTGCGTGGTCCGTCCTATTTTTCGTCATGCTCCTCTGTTTGGGGGTCTCGACCCTGATTGGGAACATTGAAGGAGTGGTGGTGCCCTTGAAAGACCTGCACATGTTTCCTAAAAAATGGCCCCAAGAAGCACTGACTG GAACAACATGTGTTGTCGCCTTCATCATCTCCCTCTTGTTTGCGCAGCCCTCAGGGCTTTATTGGGTAACGCTCTTCGACAACTTTGCTGGGTCTGTTCCACTCCTGACCATTGGACTGTTTGAGTTGTTAGCTGTCGTTTACGTCTACGGCATAGACAG ATTCAATAAGGACTTGGAGTTCATGATTGGACACAAGCCCTCAATCTTCTGGCAGGTTTCATGGAGACTGATCAGTCCTCTCATCATCCTGGTTATATTAGTTTTCTACCTGGTAACTCAAGCCCAGGAGGAGCTCACCTATTTAGTCTGGGACCCCAACTCC GTGGACTTTCCGTCTCTAGCATCAGTACCCTACCCCTCATGGATAGGCGCAGTCATATTTCTTTTGGCAGGCGTCCCCAGCCTTGTAGTGCCTGTGTATGCATTATGTCGGCTGGTCTTTGTTTgctgtaagaaaaaaatcacatcaagaGAACAAATTATGCAATGA